DNA sequence from the Pseudomonas tritici genome:
GGGCCGGCCGCAGTTATTTGCGTAAAGGCCTGGAGGTTTGGTTTACCGGGCTGATCGAGGTGTTGTGGCCCAAGCAGCGGATTCTTGAGGTGTACCTCAACAGCGTTGAGTGGGATGAAGGGGTGTTTGGCGCAGAAGCGGCAGCGCGGCATCACTTTGGGGTAAGTGCCAAGGGGCTTTCGCGTCAACAGGCCAGCTATTTGGCCGCCGTACTGCCTAACCCGCGGGTCTGGAGTGCCAGCCATCCGACGGCGTATGTGGCAAGGCGCGCGGCGTGGATTCGGCAGCAGATGAGCCAGTTGGGTGGGGATGGTTATCTGGTTGAGTTGAATAACGCCCGCAAGGCCCCCTGGTCCGACTGAACCAACCTCTCTCTACGGTAGTTAATAGATGCAAACAAAAATGCCCCGATCTCTCGATCGGGGCATTTTTTTGGCTTTTCGCAGCGTTTTAGGCGGCGATCGACAACTTAAGCTTGTTCATCGCGCTTTTCTCAAGCTGACGAATCCGCTCGGCCGACACGTTGTACTTCTGTGCCAGGTCGTGCAGCGTGGCTTTTTCTTCCGCCAGCCAGCGCTGGTAGAGAATGTCACGGCTGCGGTCGTCCAGCACTTCCAACGCTTCATGCAGGTTGTGGTTGGAGTTGTCGCTCCAGTCCGCATCCTCCAACTGACGCGCCGGGTCGTACCGGTGGTCTTCCAGGTAGTTGGCAGGCGATTGGAAGGCGCTGTCGTCGTCCGCTTCGGCGGCCGGGTCGAAGGCCATGTCATGGCCGGTCAGGCGGCTTTCCATCTCGCGCACTTCACGGGGCTCCACGCCGAGGCTTTCGGCCACACGGTGGACTTCCTCGTTATTCAGCCACGCCAGGCGTTTCTTCTGGCTGCGCAGGTTGAAGAACAGCTTGCGCTGGGCCTTGGTGGTCGCGACTTTCACGATGCGCCAGTTGCGCAGGATGAACTCGTGGATTTCCGCCTTGATCCAGTGCACGGCAAACGACACCAGGCGCACACCCATTTCAGGGTTGAAGCGCTTGACCGCCTTCATCAGGCCAACATTGCCTTCCTGGATCAGGTCAGCCTGGGCCAGGCCGTAGCCGCTATAGCTACGGGCGATATGTACGACAAAACGCAGGTGGGCGAGCACCATCTGCCGAGCCGCCCCCAAATCCTGCTCATAGTAGAGACTCTCGGCCAGTTCACGCTCCTGCTCGGGCGTCAGCAATGGAATGCTGTTCACCGTGTGCACATAGGCTTCCAGGTTCGCACCCGGCACCAAGGCATAAGCAGGTTGCAAAGAAGTGGTCATACGAAAAAACCTCCGACTCACATAACTCGTGCAGTTCAGCACTGCGAAAATTGACCGGGAACCGTAGGACAAGTTCCCTAAACCACTGATACGGTCAATACAAACGAAACCACATTAATCTGACATTAACTACTTCGGTGCCAGCTCACGTAAATGCCGTGCAACCGCAATCCAGGCACCGATATACCCCAACAATACTGCGCCAAGCAAGAGGCTCAGACCATCGGCGACCGGCACACCGGCCAAGGCGAAATCACTGCCATAAAGTCCGGCAAGCCCGACAACTGCGTCGTTCAGCCAGTCAAGGCCAAAAGCCAGTACGCCCCAGGACAAAATCCCGGCACCGAAGCCATAAAGCGCGCCCATGTACAGAAAAGGACGACGCACATAGCTGTCCGTGCCGCCGACCAGTTTAATCACTTCTATCTCGGTGCGACGGTTTTCAATATGAAGACGAATGGTATTACCTATCACCAAAAGTAATGCAGAGACCAACAGCACCGTCAAACCGAACACAAACCGGTCGCCCAGCTTCAGGATAGCCGCCAGCCGCTCAACCCAGACTAGATCAAGTTGCGCCTGTTGCACCTTGGGCATCTCTGCGAGTTTTTGTCGCAGGGCTTCCAGCGCTGGCTTATCGACTTCATTCGGCGTTACCAGAACCACGCCCGGCAGCGGGTTCTGCGGCAGCTCCTTGAGCGCCTCGCCCAGGCCGGATTGCTGCTGGAACTCTTCAAGGGCCTGATCACGGCTGATGTACTCAGCCTCCGCCACGCCGGGCATATTCTTGATGTCATCGCGCAAGGACTCGCCGTCTTTGGCGCTGGCGTCGATGTTCAAGTACAGGGAAATCTGCGCCGCGCGCTGCCAGGAACCGCCCAGTCGCTCCACATTATTGAGCAGCAACGACAAACCCATCGGCAGGCTCAACGCCACAGCCATCACCAGGCAGGTGAAAAAGCTGCCGATCGGCTGCTTGCCCAGGCGACGCAGGCTGTCGAGCAGGCTGGCGCGATGACTTTCGATCCAGGCACGCAGCAAGGTGCTGAAGTCCGGGCCGTCGTCGTCGTCGTGTTTTTTCTTCTTCTGCGGTTGCGGGTCTGCCGGTTTCGGCGCCACGCGCTCGGAGACTTTAGGGCTGCGTGTTGCACTCATACGCCGGCCTCCCCGTCACCAATCAGGCGGCCGCGCTGCAGGGTGAGCATGCGATGGCGCATGCGCGCGATCAGCGCCAGGTCGTGGCTGGCGATCAGCACGCTGGTGCCCAGGCGGTTAATGTCTTCGAATACCCCCATGATCTCCGCCGCCAGTCGCGGGTCGAGGTTACCGGTGGGCTCATCCGCCAGCAGCAAGGCCGGGCGATGCACAATGGCGCGGGCGATGCCGACACGCTGTTGCTGGCCGGTGGACAGGTCGCCGGGGTAGAGGTCTGTCTTGTCCGACAGCGCCACACGCTCCAGGGCCGAATCCACGCGCTTGACGATCTCGGCCTTGGACAGCCCGAGTATCTGCAACGGCAGCGCGATGTTATTGAATACGGTGCGGTCGAACAGCAACTGGTGGTTCTGGAACACCACGCCGATCTGGCGGCGCAGGAAAGGAATCTGCGCATTGCTGATAGTGGCCAGATCCTGGCCCGCCAGCAGCAGTTTGCCGGTGGTTGGGCGCTCCATGGCCAGCAGCAGGCGCAGCAAGGTACTTTTGCCTGCACCGGAATGGCCGGTGACAAACAAGAATTCGCCACGACGCACTCGAAAGCTCAGCTCATGCAAGCCGACATGCCCGTTGGCATAGCGTTTACCGACCTGTTCGAATCGAATCATGAACGCTCCCGCTCGGCAAACAGTGCCTGTACAAAGGGTTCGGCTTCAAAGGTGCGCAGGTCGTCGATGCCTTCACCGACGCCGATGTAACGAATCGGCAACCCGAACTGTTTGGCCAGGGCGAAGATCACACCGCCCTTGGCCGTGCCGTCGAGCTTAG
Encoded proteins:
- the mtgA gene encoding monofunctional biosynthetic peptidoglycan transglycosylase, which gives rise to MLRVLFKRFLNVVKWFAIGSVLLVLLFRFVPPPFTALMVERKVESWFDGEPIDLQRSWVPWDEISDDLKMAVMAGEDQRFPQHWGFDFGAIQAAIQHNERGGSIRGASTLSQQVSKNLFLWAGRSYLRKGLEVWFTGLIEVLWPKQRILEVYLNSVEWDEGVFGAEAAARHHFGVSAKGLSRQQASYLAAVLPNPRVWSASHPTAYVARRAAWIRQQMSQLGGDGYLVELNNARKAPWSD
- the rpoH gene encoding RNA polymerase sigma factor RpoH, yielding MTTSLQPAYALVPGANLEAYVHTVNSIPLLTPEQERELAESLYYEQDLGAARQMVLAHLRFVVHIARSYSGYGLAQADLIQEGNVGLMKAVKRFNPEMGVRLVSFAVHWIKAEIHEFILRNWRIVKVATTKAQRKLFFNLRSQKKRLAWLNNEEVHRVAESLGVEPREVREMESRLTGHDMAFDPAAEADDDSAFQSPANYLEDHRYDPARQLEDADWSDNSNHNLHEALEVLDDRSRDILYQRWLAEEKATLHDLAQKYNVSAERIRQLEKSAMNKLKLSIAA
- the ftsX gene encoding permease-like cell division protein FtsX, with translation MSATRSPKVSERVAPKPADPQPQKKKKHDDDDGPDFSTLLRAWIESHRASLLDSLRRLGKQPIGSFFTCLVMAVALSLPMGLSLLLNNVERLGGSWQRAAQISLYLNIDASAKDGESLRDDIKNMPGVAEAEYISRDQALEEFQQQSGLGEALKELPQNPLPGVVLVTPNEVDKPALEALRQKLAEMPKVQQAQLDLVWVERLAAILKLGDRFVFGLTVLLVSALLLVIGNTIRLHIENRRTEIEVIKLVGGTDSYVRRPFLYMGALYGFGAGILSWGVLAFGLDWLNDAVVGLAGLYGSDFALAGVPVADGLSLLLGAVLLGYIGAWIAVARHLRELAPK
- the ftsE gene encoding cell division ATP-binding protein FtsE, with translation MIRFEQVGKRYANGHVGLHELSFRVRRGEFLFVTGHSGAGKSTLLRLLLAMERPTTGKLLLAGQDLATISNAQIPFLRRQIGVVFQNHQLLFDRTVFNNIALPLQILGLSKAEIVKRVDSALERVALSDKTDLYPGDLSTGQQQRVGIARAIVHRPALLLADEPTGNLDPRLAAEIMGVFEDINRLGTSVLIASHDLALIARMRHRMLTLQRGRLIGDGEAGV